A region of Saccharomyces mikatae IFO 1815 strain IFO1815 genome assembly, chromosome: 12 DNA encodes the following proteins:
- the PUF3 gene encoding mRNA-binding protein PUF3 (similar to Saccharomyces cerevisiae PUF3 (YLL013C); ancestral locus Anc_5.196), whose amino-acid sequence MDMDMDMELASIVSSLSALSNGNNNGSQATAIVGSATAGSQQIGGFRRSSFTTSNDIDSDILLLHGSSESSPIFKKTALSVGTAPPFSTNSKKFFGNGSNYYHYRSNDTSSLSSASHNNYQTHNAAGNLGKNNKVNHLLGQYSASIAGPVYYNGNENNNSGGEGFFEKFGKSLIDGTRELESQDRPEVTANQSQFIPESVSNASLDTQSTFEQTVQSDANSNNLNRNTTNSGSLYHSSSNSGSSASLESENAHYPKRNIWNVANTPVFRPSNSPAGVGASNVLVPNQQDGLANNNFPSYINGFPPNQFHQGPQYQNFPNYLIGSPSNFISQMISVQIPTNEDTENAGGKKKKKANRPSSVSSPSSPPNNTPFSFPYPNPMMFMPPPTPSATQQQHQQQQQQDQPQQQENPYIYYPSPTHIPVKVHTKEEKNFKKRNNKNHPANNTNNTNKQANPYLENLSTPKSSSKKNASSKSSESTGNSHKSQSQSQPQSSPHQQQQQMYHRSPLLEQLRSSGSDKNSNSSMSLKDIFGHSLEFCKDQHGSRFIQRELATSPASEKEVIFNEIRDDAIELSNDVFGNYVIQKFFEFGSKIQKDALVEQFKGHMKQLSLQMYACRVIQKALEFIDSKQRIELVLELSDSVLQMIKDQNGNHVIQKAIETIPIEKLPFILSSLTGHIYHLSTHSYGCRVIQRLLEFGSSNDQCSILNELKDFIPYLIQDQYGNYVIQYILQQNQFTNKEMVDVKQEIIETVANNVVEYSKHKFASNVVEKSILYGSKDQKDLIMSKILPKDKNHALNLEDDSPMILMIKDQFANYVIQKLVNVSEGEGKKLIVIAIRAYLDKLNKSNSLGNRHLASVEKLAALVENAEV is encoded by the coding sequence ATGGATATGGACATGGATATGGAACTCGCCTCTATAGTGTCTTCTTTAAGCGCCCTATCCAATGGGAACAACAACGGCAGCCAGGCCACAGCCATTGTGGGTAGCGCTACTGCTGGCTCGCAGCAGATCGGTGGCTTCAGAAGGTCGAGCTTTACTACATCAAACGATATAGACTCTGACATCTTACTACTTCACGGTTCCAGTGAGTCTTCGCCGATATTTAAGAAAACCGCACTATCCGTCGGTACTGCTCCGCCGTTTTCCACGAACTCCAAGAAGTTTTTTGGCAACGGCAGTAACTACTACCACTACAGATCAAACGATACTTCCTCCCTGTCATCTGCATCTCATAACAACTATCAAACGCACAATGCTGCGGGTAATCTTgggaaaaacaataaagTCAACCATCTTTTGGGCCAATATTCAGCTTCCATTGCTGGACCTGTTTACTACAATGgcaatgaaaacaataattcTGGCGGGGAGGGATTTTTCGAGAAATTCGGGAAGTCCTTAATTGACGGTACAAGGGAACTGGAATCTCAAGATAGGCCCGAAGTTACCGCTAATCAGTCCCAGTTCATTCCAGAAAGTGTTTCTAACGCTAGCTTAGACACGCAAAGTACTTTCGAGCAAACTGTCCAATCTGATGCAAACTCCAATAATTTGAATAGGAATACCACGAACAGTGGCTCGCTTTACCATTCTAGTTCAAATTCAGGTTCTTCCGCGTCTTTGGAGTCAGAAAATGCTCATTACcctaaaagaaatatttggaACGTGGCTAATACTCCGGTGTTCAGACCTAGTAACAGCCCTGCAGGTGTTGGCGCCTCCAACGTGTTGGTGCCCAACCAACAAGATGGACTTGCAAACAATAATTTTCCCTCGTACATAAATGGCTTTCCACCGAACCAATTCCATCAGGGCCCTCAGTACCAAAACTTCCCCAATTATTTAATCGGGTCCCCCTCAAATTTCATTTCCCAAATGATTTCAGTACAAATTCCTACGAATGAAGACACTGAAAACGCTGGCggtaaaaagaagaagaaagcaaaCAGACCTTCTTCTGTCTCTTCACCTTCTTCTCCACCAAACAATACTCCGTTTTCATTTCCCTATCCTAACCCAATGATGTTTATGCCACCACCAACACCATCTGCTACCCAGCAACAACatcagcagcagcagcaacaagaCCAACCGCAGCAGCAGGAGAATCCTTATATTTACTACCCCTCTCCAACCCATATACCTGTCAAGGTACACActaaggaagaaaaaaattttaagaaaaggaacaaCAAGAATCATCCTGCAAATAACACCAACAACACAAACAAACAGGCAAACCCTTATTTGGAAAACTTGTCCACCCCTAAAAGCTCTTCCAAAAAGAACGCATCCTCCAAGTCCAGTGAGTCAACAGGTAATAGTCATAAATCTCAATCTCAATCTCAACCTCAAAGCTCACCACaccagcaacagcaacaaatGTATCACCGGTCGCCATTGTTAGAGCAACTAAGAAGTAGTGGCTCTGACAAAAATTCGAATTCAAGTATGTCATTAAAAGACATCTTTGGCCATTCTTTAGAGTTTTGCAAAGACCAACATGGTTCACGATTCATTCAGCGTGAATTGGCCACTTCACCAGCTTCTGAAAAGGAAGTAATATTCAATGAAATTCGTGATGATGCCATTGAGCTATCAAATGATGTATTTGGTAACTATGTTATacaaaaattctttgaatttggtaGCAAGATTCAGAAAGATGCTTTAGTGGAACAATTCAAAGGTCACATGAAGCAGTTATCTTTGCAAATGTACGCATGCCGTGTCATTCAAAAAGCTCTAGAATTTATCGACTCCAAGCAAAGAATCGAGTTGGTCCTGGAATTATCTGATTCTGTTTTGCAAATGATTAAAGATCAGAACGGTAATCACGTCATCCAAAAGGCCATTGAGACAATTCCTATAGAAAAATTGCCCTTTATTTTAAGTTCTTTAACTGGCCATATATACCACCTCTCCACTCACTCTTACGGCTGTAGAGTCATCCAAAGGTTGTTGGAATTTGGTTCGAGTAATGATCAGTGTAGCATTCTaaatgaattgaaagatttcATACCATATCTGATTCAAGACCAATACGGTAACTACGTTATTCAATACATTTTACAACAAAACCAATTCACCAATAAGGAAATGGTCGACGttaaacaagaaattataGAGACTGTGGCCAATAATGTTGTCGAATATTCAAAACATAAATTCGCATCCAACGTGGTCGAAAAATCTATCCTTTATGGCTCCAAAGATCAGAAGGATCTAATAATGTCCAAGATTTTACCAAAAGACAAGAATCATGCTTTAAATTTGGAAGACGATTCTCCAATGATTTTAATGATCAAAGATCAATTTGCCAACTATGTTATCCAAAAACTGGTCAATGTTTCTGAGGGTGAAGGTAAGAAATTAATCGTCATTGCAATTAGAGCCTATTTGGATAAGCTAAACAAATCTAACTCTTTGGGGAATAGGCATTTAGCCAGTGTCGAAAAACTTGCAGCATTGGTCGAAAATGCAGAGGTGTAA